In a single window of the Amycolatopsis sp. cg5 genome:
- a CDS encoding malate dehydrogenase, translating into MTQAPVNVTVTGAAGQIGYALLFRIASGQLLGADTPVKLRLLEIPQAVKAAEGTAMELDDGAFPLLAGIDIFDDPKQAFSSANIALLVGARPRAKGMERGDLLEANGGIFKPQGEAINAGAASDIKVLVVGNPANTNALIAQAHAPDVPADRFTAMTRLDHNRALAQLSKKLDVPVTEIKKVAIWGNHSATQYPSIAHAEVSGKNATEVVNDEQWLADTFIPTVAKRGAAIIEARGLSSAASAASAAIDHVHTWVNGTPDGDWTSAAVVSDGSYGVPEGLISSFPVTAANGEYKIVQGLEIDDFSRARIDASVAELAEERDAVRKLGLI; encoded by the coding sequence ATGACCCAAGCCCCTGTCAACGTGACCGTCACCGGTGCGGCCGGCCAGATCGGGTACGCGCTGCTGTTCCGCATCGCGTCCGGTCAGCTGCTCGGCGCCGACACCCCGGTGAAGCTGCGGCTCCTCGAGATCCCGCAGGCGGTCAAGGCGGCCGAGGGCACCGCGATGGAGCTCGACGACGGCGCGTTCCCGCTGCTCGCGGGCATCGACATCTTCGACGACCCGAAGCAGGCCTTCTCCAGCGCGAACATCGCGCTGCTGGTCGGCGCCCGCCCGCGCGCCAAGGGCATGGAGCGTGGCGACCTGCTCGAGGCCAACGGTGGCATCTTCAAGCCGCAGGGTGAGGCCATCAACGCCGGCGCCGCCTCGGACATCAAGGTGCTCGTCGTGGGCAACCCGGCCAACACCAACGCCCTCATCGCCCAGGCGCACGCCCCCGACGTGCCCGCCGACCGCTTCACCGCGATGACCCGCCTCGACCACAACCGCGCGCTCGCGCAGCTGTCGAAGAAGCTCGACGTGCCGGTCACGGAGATCAAGAAGGTCGCCATCTGGGGCAACCACTCCGCCACCCAGTACCCGAGCATCGCCCACGCCGAGGTCTCCGGCAAGAACGCCACCGAGGTCGTCAACGACGAGCAGTGGCTCGCCGACACCTTCATCCCGACCGTCGCCAAGCGCGGCGCCGCGATCATCGAGGCCCGTGGCCTCTCCTCGGCCGCGTCGGCCGCCTCCGCCGCCATCGACCACGTCCACACCTGGGTCAACGGCACCCCCGACGGCGACTGGACCTCGGCCGCGGTCGTCTCCGACGGCTCCTACGGCGTGCCCGAAGGCCTGATCTCCTCGTTCCCGGTCACCGCCGCGAACGGCGAGTACAAGATCGTCCAGGGCCTGGAGATCGACGACTTCTCCCGCGCGCGCATCGACGCCTCCGTCGCCGAGCTCGCCGAGGAGCGCGACGCCGTGCGGAAGCTCGGCCTGATCTAA